A single genomic interval of Noviherbaspirillum cavernae harbors:
- a CDS encoding YkgJ family cysteine cluster protein, whose protein sequence is MSELSCRAGCGACCIAPSISSPIPGMPSGKPAGVRCVQLDETNRCRIFGKPERPAVCGSLQPSQEMCGDSREHALHYLLRLDELTSTLPH, encoded by the coding sequence ATGAGTGAGCTTTCGTGCCGTGCAGGATGCGGCGCGTGTTGCATCGCGCCGTCGATCTCGTCACCGATTCCCGGCATGCCGTCAGGGAAACCGGCGGGCGTGCGCTGCGTCCAGCTGGACGAGACCAACCGCTGCCGGATTTTCGGCAAGCCGGAAAGGCCTGCGGTGTGCGGCAGCCTGCAGCCGTCGCAGGAAATGTGCGGCGACAGCAGGGAGCATGCATTGCATTATCTGCTGCGACTGGACGAACTGACTTCCACTTTGCCGCATTGA
- a CDS encoding ABC transporter ATP-binding protein, with translation MSLIKTTNLAKEYVMGTTLVHALRGVSISIGEGEFVAIMGASGSGKSTFMNLLGCLDSPTSGEYLLAGDKVSALSSDALAAIRNKRIGFVFQQFNLLPRTTAMDNVELPLLYSGVAAPERKARAQQRLTEVGLGERMDHHPAQLSGGQQQRVAIARALVNNPSLILADEPTGALDSRTSIEIMALMQKLNRQGMTIVIVTHEPDVAAFASRIIAFRDGMVVRDEPNAPLDAQAELVRHDSTEVAK, from the coding sequence ATGTCCCTGATCAAAACCACCAATCTCGCCAAGGAATACGTGATGGGCACCACCCTCGTGCATGCCTTGCGCGGCGTGTCGATCTCGATCGGCGAGGGCGAGTTCGTGGCGATCATGGGCGCATCCGGTTCCGGCAAGTCCACCTTCATGAACCTGCTCGGTTGCCTCGATTCGCCGACCTCCGGCGAATACCTGCTGGCCGGCGACAAGGTTTCCGCACTATCGAGCGACGCGCTGGCGGCGATCCGCAACAAGCGCATCGGCTTCGTGTTCCAGCAGTTCAACCTGCTGCCGCGCACCACCGCGATGGACAATGTCGAACTGCCGCTGCTGTATTCCGGCGTTGCGGCGCCCGAGCGCAAGGCGCGCGCGCAGCAAAGACTGACGGAAGTGGGCCTCGGCGAACGCATGGACCATCACCCCGCGCAGCTGTCGGGCGGTCAGCAGCAGCGTGTCGCCATTGCGCGCGCGCTCGTCAACAATCCGTCGTTGATCCTCGCCGACGAACCGACCGGCGCGCTGGACTCGCGCACCAGCATCGAGATCATGGCGCTGATGCAGAAACTGAACCGGCAAGGCATGACCATCGTGATTGTCACGCATGAACCCGACGTGGCGGCCTTCGCATCGCGCATCATTGCCTTCCGCGACGGCATGGTCGTGCGCGATGAGCCGAATGCGCCGCTCGATGCGCAGGCCGAGCTTGTGCGCCACGACAGCACGGAGGTGGCGAAATGA
- a CDS encoding retron St85 family effector protein — MTLKTINFFIATVDPHKATVVSFPEFIAIFGGTISSSGKKSKAKSQRDVFVRWWSENRKDLKDLMLLPENYDDWSDFNTYSDLLLFEKDLGYLTSAVLVFLEAPGAIAELGAFSQIDSLSERLVIVVTENHHPRNSFISLGPIRSVAKTQGHANSVCVIPDVKPEELARHILVVVNTLDQKRARTNPNSTFNPEDSQHEILLVLDLVNLFLVCQITELQFLLSHFGIDVKIARLEQILFLLEKTQLVTCQHYGDNKYFVPRKFRKIYVDYTSKSGAASFKRDRAKADIWTEVQKDPFRKNVFELANKGGHAK, encoded by the coding sequence ATGACGTTAAAAACTATTAATTTTTTTATTGCGACAGTCGACCCTCATAAGGCGACTGTCGTTTCTTTTCCAGAATTCATTGCGATATTCGGAGGAACGATTTCGTCCTCGGGAAAGAAGTCAAAGGCAAAATCGCAGCGAGACGTGTTCGTAAGATGGTGGTCTGAAAACCGTAAAGACCTGAAAGATTTAATGCTCCTGCCAGAGAATTATGATGACTGGAGCGACTTTAATACCTACTCAGATCTTTTGCTTTTCGAAAAGGATTTGGGGTATCTGACTAGCGCTGTTCTCGTTTTTCTCGAGGCTCCCGGTGCCATTGCCGAACTTGGAGCATTTTCGCAAATCGACTCGTTGAGTGAGCGATTGGTAATTGTAGTTACAGAGAATCATCATCCGCGAAACTCATTTATTAGCTTAGGCCCGATTCGCAGTGTGGCAAAGACGCAGGGCCACGCGAATAGCGTGTGTGTAATTCCTGATGTAAAACCTGAGGAGCTAGCTCGTCATATTCTGGTCGTCGTAAATACCCTTGATCAAAAACGGGCACGGACGAACCCCAATTCAACATTTAATCCCGAGGACTCTCAGCACGAAATTTTGCTCGTCCTTGATCTCGTAAATCTATTTTTAGTTTGTCAAATTACCGAGCTACAGTTCTTGTTATCGCATTTTGGTATTGACGTAAAAATCGCCAGACTCGAGCAAATTCTATTCTTGCTTGAGAAAACTCAACTTGTCACCTGCCAGCACTATGGCGATAACAAATATTTTGTTCCTCGCAAATTTCGTAAAATTTACGTTGATTACACTTCAAAATCCGGAGCCGCATCATTTAAGCGCGATCGTGCAAAAGCAGACATTTGGACAGAAGTTCAAAAGGATCCGTTTCGAAAAAACGTATTCGAGCTAGCTAACAAAGGAGGACATGCTAAATGA
- a CDS encoding TetR/AcrR family transcriptional regulator, which produces MMPPVSKPRWERRKDARPQELLAAALDLFVERGFAATRLDDVAARAGVSKGTLYLYFTNKEELFKAVIRDNVIPILGEAEEIIDAYEGSSAELFREIMLGWWERIGNTPLSGITKLIMAEAGNFPEVTQFYHDEVILRGNAMIVRMLERGIQRGEFRQIDVSEAMNVVVAPILMLMAWKHSFSQCCVKPISPQKYLDTFIDLFLNGLLTDNSAHSK; this is translated from the coding sequence ATGATGCCTCCCGTATCCAAACCGCGTTGGGAACGACGCAAAGATGCGCGCCCCCAGGAATTGCTGGCGGCGGCGCTCGACCTGTTCGTGGAGCGCGGTTTCGCAGCGACCCGGCTGGATGACGTGGCTGCGCGGGCCGGTGTGTCGAAGGGCACGCTCTATCTGTACTTCACCAACAAGGAAGAGCTGTTCAAGGCTGTCATTCGTGACAATGTGATTCCCATCCTCGGTGAAGCCGAAGAGATTATCGATGCATATGAAGGCTCGAGCGCGGAATTGTTCCGCGAAATCATGCTGGGCTGGTGGGAACGCATCGGCAATACGCCTTTGTCCGGCATTACCAAACTGATCATGGCCGAAGCCGGCAACTTTCCGGAAGTCACCCAGTTCTATCACGATGAAGTCATCTTGCGCGGCAATGCAATGATTGTGCGCATGCTGGAACGGGGCATTCAGCGCGGCGAATTCCGTCAGATCGACGTGAGCGAGGCAATGAACGTGGTGGTCGCCCCCATCCTGATGCTGATGGCATGGAAACATTCCTTCAGCCAATGCTGCGTCAAACCGATCTCGCCGCAAAAGTATCTCGATACTTTTATTGATCTGTTCCTCAATGGATTGCTGACGGATAATTCGGCACATTCAAAATAA
- a CDS encoding ABC transporter permease, whose protein sequence is MNLLATLRVALNALHVNKLRSMLTMLGIIIGVGAVITMIAVGHGAQARVEEQIKSLGSNLMIIIPGSTTASGVRLGSGANQNLTEDDAIAIAREVPEVQVAAPSTRNTGQVVAANANWATQIHGVTPDYFEAREWPLASGRMFEQAEMSGSAKVAVIGQTVATQLFGDMDPLDQSIRIRNVPVTIVGVLDRKGQSMMGQDQDDVIMVPLSTARNRLFGNTQGKLRRVGTIQVKVSEGASMKDAEDKIRELMRQRQRTQQGQDDAFTIRNLTEILQAQEASSRVMTLLLAAVASVSLLVGGIGIMNIMLVSVTERTREIGLRMAVGARGSDILRQFLVEAVTLSMIGGLIGIILGVAGSYLVGHFAGWATRLSPQSIVLAVGFAAAIGIFFGYYPARKASKLLPIQALRYE, encoded by the coding sequence ATGAATCTGCTTGCCACACTGCGCGTTGCCCTCAATGCGCTGCACGTCAACAAATTGCGCTCGATGCTGACCATGCTCGGCATCATCATCGGCGTCGGCGCGGTGATCACCATGATCGCCGTCGGCCACGGCGCGCAGGCGAGGGTGGAAGAGCAGATCAAGAGCCTCGGCTCCAACCTGATGATCATCATTCCCGGTTCCACCACCGCCTCCGGCGTGCGGCTCGGTTCGGGTGCGAATCAGAATCTGACCGAGGATGACGCGATCGCCATCGCGCGCGAAGTTCCCGAAGTGCAGGTCGCCGCGCCCTCCACGCGCAACACCGGCCAGGTGGTCGCCGCCAATGCCAACTGGGCCACGCAGATCCACGGCGTCACACCGGATTACTTCGAGGCGCGCGAGTGGCCGCTGGCATCCGGCCGCATGTTCGAGCAGGCCGAGATGTCCGGCTCCGCGAAGGTTGCCGTGATCGGCCAGACCGTGGCGACGCAATTGTTCGGCGACATGGACCCGCTCGACCAGAGCATCCGCATCCGCAATGTGCCGGTCACCATCGTCGGCGTGCTGGACCGCAAGGGGCAGAGCATGATGGGACAGGATCAGGACGACGTGATCATGGTGCCGCTCTCGACCGCGCGCAACCGCCTGTTCGGCAACACGCAGGGCAAGCTGCGCCGCGTCGGCACCATCCAGGTCAAGGTCTCCGAAGGCGCGAGCATGAAGGATGCGGAAGACAAGATCCGCGAGCTGATGCGCCAGCGCCAGCGCACCCAGCAGGGGCAGGACGACGCCTTCACCATTCGCAACCTCACCGAGATCCTGCAGGCGCAGGAAGCCTCCTCGCGCGTGATGACGCTGCTGCTGGCGGCGGTCGCCTCGGTGTCGCTGCTGGTCGGCGGGATCGGCATCATGAACATCATGCTGGTATCGGTCACCGAACGCACGCGTGAAATCGGGCTGCGCATGGCAGTCGGCGCGCGCGGCTCGGACATCCTGCGGCAGTTCCTGGTCGAGGCGGTCACCCTGTCGATGATCGGCGGCCTGATCGGCATCATTCTCGGCGTGGCCGGCTCGTATCTGGTAGGCCATTTCGCCGGCTGGGCGACCCGGCTGTCGCCGCAATCCATCGTGCTGGCGGTCGGCTTCGCGGCCGCGATCGGCATCTTCTTCGGCTACTATCCGGCGCGCAAGGCATCGAAGTTGCTGCCGATCCAGGCGCTGCGGTATGAGTGA
- a CDS encoding efflux RND transporter periplasmic adaptor subunit codes for MMLKRRTLWTILAVSLLAAGVGATVLKKGKQQAAAAAQSTAPAAPILEFLATDVTLVQAGELRQLLPLSGSLRAVNQASVKARVSGEVREVLVREGEAVKAGQVLIRMDTNEYQARVDQAKGSLSAARGQLEIATNARDNNKALLAKGFISKNAFDNAASQFDIARANVDSARGALDVAQKALADTVIRAPITGLVSSRTVQPGEKVSADNRLLDVVDLSQMEMEASVPTSDIMHVALGQEVQVRVEGLPAPLTGKVARINPSTQTGSRSIMVYVQVGNPQGLLRVGMFGEAQLTLAKKSGVLTVPQAAIRGDAAGTFVYVIEDGKIAQKTVTLGLKGDNGAGSAVEVIGGLEGGARIVKTNLGTLRSGTLVRFAQTANTTEAAAAAK; via the coding sequence ATGATGCTGAAACGCCGCACCTTGTGGACCATTCTTGCTGTTTCCCTGCTGGCGGCCGGCGTTGGCGCAACCGTACTGAAAAAGGGCAAGCAACAGGCGGCCGCTGCCGCCCAATCCACCGCACCGGCAGCACCCATCCTCGAATTTCTCGCCACCGATGTGACACTGGTGCAGGCAGGCGAGCTGCGGCAATTGCTGCCCCTGTCGGGCTCCCTGCGCGCGGTCAATCAGGCATCAGTCAAGGCGCGTGTCTCCGGCGAAGTGCGCGAGGTGCTGGTGCGCGAAGGCGAAGCGGTGAAGGCCGGCCAGGTGTTGATCCGGATGGACACCAACGAGTACCAGGCGCGCGTCGATCAGGCGAAGGGCTCGTTGTCGGCCGCGCGCGGCCAGCTCGAGATCGCAACCAATGCCCGCGACAACAACAAGGCGCTGCTCGCCAAGGGGTTCATTTCGAAGAATGCCTTTGACAATGCGGCAAGCCAGTTCGACATCGCGCGCGCGAATGTCGACTCCGCACGGGGCGCGCTCGACGTCGCGCAAAAGGCGCTGGCCGACACCGTGATCCGCGCGCCGATTACCGGCCTGGTCAGCAGCCGCACCGTGCAGCCGGGCGAGAAGGTCTCCGCCGACAATCGCCTGCTCGACGTGGTGGACCTGAGCCAGATGGAAATGGAAGCGTCGGTGCCGACCTCCGACATCATGCATGTCGCGCTCGGCCAGGAAGTGCAGGTCAGAGTCGAAGGATTGCCCGCGCCGCTGACCGGCAAGGTCGCGCGCATCAATCCCTCGACCCAGACCGGCTCGCGCTCGATCATGGTGTACGTGCAGGTCGGGAACCCGCAAGGCTTGCTGCGCGTCGGCATGTTCGGCGAGGCGCAACTGACGCTGGCGAAGAAATCCGGCGTGCTGACCGTGCCGCAAGCGGCAATCCGGGGCGACGCGGCCGGCACGTTCGTGTACGTCATCGAAGACGGCAAGATCGCGCAGAAAACCGTCACGCTCGGGCTCAAGGGCGATAACGGTGCAGGCAGCGCGGTCGAAGTGATCGGAGGCCTTGAGGGCGGCGCGCGAATCGTGAAGACCAATCTCGGCACGCTGCGCAGCGGCACGCTGGTCAGGTTTGCCCAGACCGCAAATACGACGGAAGCCGCTGCCGCGGCGAAATGA
- the recQ gene encoding DNA helicase RecQ yields the protein MPESSTSARALHVLQTVFGYPAFRGQQAEIVDHVAQGGDALVLMPTGGGKSLCYQIPSLVRDGVGVVISPLIALMQDQVDALAELGVRAAFLNSTQSFDQAMRTERRVRTGDLDLLYVAPERLMTPRCLELLQASNIALFAIDEAHCVSQWGHDFRPEYIKLSVLHERFPQVPRIALTATADPQTRAEIAHNLQLDDALQFVSSFDRPNIRYQIVEKANGRKQVLDFIKEEHAGDAGVVYCLSRKKVEETAEFLRAHGVAALPYHAGMDIATRSANQSRFLREDGIVMVATIAFGMGIDKPDVRFVAHLDLPKSIEGYYQETGRAGRDGAPANAWMAYGLQDVVQQRRMIDESEADENFKRVQTAKLDAMLGLCETLSCRRVRLLDYFGQESAPCGNCDSCLNPPVSFDGSVQVQKLLSSIYRVDQRFGAGHVIDVLRGIDSDKVKQWRHDKLSTFGVGSDISEAEWRAILRQAIALGLVQIDHDAYGSLKLTEQARPVLRGEQKVQLRQYQKPARPKRQAVRAKGYVESELSATEQAVFEKLRWWRVETARKHNVPAYVIFHDATMREIAKLKPGSLDDLRNVSGVGEKKLETYGEEIVALIAAMS from the coding sequence ATGCCCGAATCCAGCACCAGCGCGCGCGCGCTGCACGTACTGCAAACCGTTTTCGGTTATCCAGCCTTTCGCGGCCAGCAAGCCGAGATTGTCGATCATGTCGCGCAGGGTGGCGATGCACTGGTGTTGATGCCGACCGGCGGCGGCAAGTCGCTGTGCTACCAGATACCTTCCCTCGTTCGCGACGGCGTCGGCGTGGTGATTTCGCCATTGATCGCATTGATGCAGGACCAGGTCGATGCGCTGGCAGAACTCGGTGTGCGCGCCGCCTTCCTCAACTCGACCCAATCCTTCGACCAGGCGATGCGCACCGAACGCCGTGTGCGCACCGGCGACCTTGACCTGCTGTACGTCGCGCCGGAGCGTCTGATGACACCGCGCTGCCTCGAATTGCTGCAGGCATCGAACATTGCGTTGTTCGCCATCGACGAGGCGCACTGCGTCTCGCAGTGGGGCCACGATTTCCGCCCGGAATACATCAAGCTGTCGGTGCTGCACGAGCGTTTCCCGCAGGTGCCGCGCATCGCATTGACCGCGACCGCCGACCCGCAGACCCGCGCCGAAATCGCGCACAACCTGCAACTCGATGATGCGCTGCAATTCGTCTCTTCCTTCGATCGCCCCAACATCCGCTACCAGATCGTCGAGAAGGCCAATGGCCGCAAGCAGGTGCTCGACTTCATCAAGGAAGAACATGCGGGCGATGCCGGCGTCGTCTATTGCCTGTCGCGCAAGAAGGTCGAGGAAACGGCGGAGTTCCTGCGTGCGCACGGTGTCGCCGCATTGCCGTATCACGCCGGCATGGACATCGCCACCCGCAGCGCGAACCAGTCGCGCTTTCTGCGCGAAGACGGCATCGTGATGGTAGCGACGATCGCGTTCGGCATGGGGATCGACAAGCCGGACGTGCGCTTCGTCGCCCACCTCGACTTGCCGAAAAGCATCGAAGGCTACTATCAGGAAACCGGCCGCGCCGGCCGCGATGGCGCGCCGGCCAATGCATGGATGGCGTATGGCCTGCAGGACGTCGTGCAGCAGCGCCGCATGATCGACGAATCCGAGGCGGACGAGAACTTCAAGCGCGTGCAGACCGCGAAGCTCGACGCCATGCTCGGCCTGTGCGAGACGCTGAGTTGCCGCCGTGTGCGGCTGCTCGACTACTTCGGACAGGAGTCTGCGCCGTGCGGAAACTGCGACAGCTGTCTCAATCCGCCGGTGTCGTTCGACGGTTCGGTGCAGGTGCAGAAGCTGCTATCGTCCATCTACCGCGTCGATCAGCGCTTCGGTGCCGGTCACGTGATCGACGTACTGCGCGGCATCGATTCCGACAAGGTAAAGCAGTGGCGGCACGACAAGCTATCGACCTTCGGCGTTGGCAGCGACATCAGCGAAGCGGAATGGCGCGCGATCCTGCGGCAGGCGATCGCGCTGGGGCTGGTCCAGATCGATCACGATGCCTACGGCTCGCTGAAGCTCACCGAGCAGGCACGCCCGGTGCTGCGCGGCGAGCAGAAAGTGCAATTGCGCCAGTACCAGAAGCCGGCCAGGCCCAAGCGTCAGGCAGTCCGGGCGAAAGGCTATGTGGAAAGCGAGTTGTCCGCAACGGAACAGGCAGTTTTCGAAAAGCTGCGCTGGTGGCGGGTCGAAACGGCGCGCAAGCACAATGTCCCGGCCTACGTCATTTTCCACGACGCCACCATGCGCGAAATCGCCAAACTCAAGCCGGGGTCGCTGGACGACCTGCGCAATGTGTCCGGCGTGGGCGAGAAGAAGCTGGAGACTTACGGCGAAGAAATCGTCGCGCTGATCGCGGCAATGAGTTGA
- the trmB gene encoding tRNA (guanosine(46)-N7)-methyltransferase TrmB yields MSDNHSSDGANRPMLYDPTERRIRSFVTRAGRLSPAQARAIETLGPQFCIPYEKAPCDFAQSFGRSAPTILEIGFGMGDTTAKIAAGMPDKDFIGVEVHTPGVGSLLKLIGEQGLTNLHLIQHDAVEVITNMIAPESLAGVHVFFPDPWHKARHNKRRLIQPAFVKLLVSRIAPGGYLHCATDWQDYAEQMLEVLSAEPALQNTAEAYAPRPEYRPVTKFENRGLRLGHGVWDLVFAKR; encoded by the coding sequence ATGTCCGACAATCATTCCTCCGATGGGGCCAACCGGCCCATGCTGTACGACCCGACCGAAAGACGGATTCGCAGTTTTGTGACGCGCGCGGGGCGTTTGTCCCCGGCGCAGGCCAGGGCGATCGAGACGCTGGGTCCGCAGTTCTGCATTCCATACGAGAAAGCGCCGTGCGATTTTGCGCAGTCCTTCGGGCGCAGCGCTCCGACGATTCTGGAAATCGGATTCGGGATGGGCGACACGACGGCGAAGATCGCAGCGGGCATGCCGGACAAGGATTTCATCGGCGTCGAGGTGCACACGCCGGGCGTCGGCAGCCTGCTGAAGCTGATCGGCGAACAGGGGCTGACCAATCTGCACCTGATCCAGCACGATGCAGTCGAGGTCATCACGAACATGATCGCGCCGGAATCGCTGGCGGGCGTGCACGTGTTCTTCCCCGATCCATGGCACAAGGCGCGGCACAACAAGCGGCGGCTGATTCAGCCGGCTTTCGTGAAGCTGCTGGTGTCGCGCATTGCACCGGGCGGCTATCTGCACTGTGCGACCGACTGGCAGGATTATGCGGAGCAGATGCTGGAAGTGTTGAGCGCGGAACCTGCCTTGCAGAACACCGCCGAGGCTTATGCGCCGCGCCCTGAATATCGTCCTGTCACCAAGTTCGAGAACCGCGGTTTGCGGCTGGGGCATGGGGTGTGGGATCTGGTGTTTGCGAAGCGTTAA
- a CDS encoding efflux RND transporter periplasmic adaptor subunit, whose amino-acid sequence MIWLRKWWVWLIVALLAAGGIFAFQSWYKKNGEPQYKTVKIEKGTITASVSASGTLSPVVSVQVGSQVSGQLKEILVDFNSEVKQGQLIARIDPETFEYKVRQAQADVDAARSLVLTQQANIAAQQANVTKAEVNAADARRDLDLKQQLVQKGFISGADRDKAQATYNALAQEINTAKAQLAVAAANARNAESVVKQREAVLAQSRVDLERTAIKAPVNGIVIKRSVEKGQTVAASLQAPELFVIAENLTDMQVDTAIDESEIGRVRIGQKASFTVDAFPGRSFEGEVKQIRKAAQNVSNVVTYTVVISAANANRELLPGMTANVRVVTDSRNDALKVANAALRFRPASAQNDKSSAAPAASSGPHDGVPAGAGGSGRQMRAMRERLDNELKLNEQQKAKLDSIFSSLREKSMAAREAPEGERQKLAERNRSEMRAQITDMLTPEQKKQYEVILAESSERRGGATRGKLYVLDESRKPKAVDVRFGLTDGAMTEVFSADLKEGTEIITSALQQKAASRPQAGPRMF is encoded by the coding sequence ATGATTTGGTTAAGAAAATGGTGGGTGTGGCTGATCGTCGCCCTGCTCGCGGCGGGCGGCATCTTCGCGTTCCAGTCCTGGTACAAGAAGAACGGCGAACCGCAATACAAAACGGTCAAGATCGAAAAAGGCACGATCACGGCCAGCGTGTCCGCCTCCGGCACCTTGAGTCCGGTGGTGTCGGTGCAGGTCGGCTCGCAGGTGTCGGGCCAGTTGAAGGAAATCCTGGTCGACTTCAATAGCGAAGTGAAGCAAGGGCAGCTGATCGCGCGCATCGATCCCGAGACATTCGAATACAAGGTGCGGCAGGCGCAGGCCGATGTCGACGCGGCGCGGTCACTGGTCCTGACGCAGCAGGCCAACATCGCCGCGCAGCAGGCCAACGTCACGAAAGCCGAAGTCAACGCGGCTGACGCCAGGCGCGACCTTGACCTCAAGCAGCAGCTGGTGCAGAAGGGATTCATCTCCGGCGCGGACCGCGACAAGGCGCAAGCGACCTACAACGCACTGGCCCAGGAAATCAACACCGCCAAGGCGCAGCTTGCGGTCGCCGCCGCCAACGCGCGCAACGCCGAATCCGTCGTCAAGCAGCGCGAAGCCGTGCTCGCGCAATCCAGGGTCGATCTGGAGCGTACCGCCATCAAGGCGCCGGTCAACGGCATCGTGATCAAGCGCAGCGTCGAGAAGGGCCAGACCGTCGCCGCCAGCCTGCAGGCGCCGGAGTTGTTCGTCATCGCGGAAAACCTGACCGACATGCAGGTCGATACCGCCATCGACGAATCCGAAATCGGCCGCGTGCGCATCGGCCAGAAGGCGAGCTTCACGGTCGATGCATTTCCGGGACGCAGCTTCGAAGGCGAAGTGAAGCAGATTCGCAAGGCGGCCCAGAACGTGTCGAACGTCGTGACCTACACCGTCGTCATCAGCGCTGCCAATGCCAATCGCGAATTGTTGCCCGGCATGACCGCGAATGTGCGCGTCGTGACCGACAGCCGCAACGATGCGCTGAAGGTCGCCAACGCCGCGCTGCGTTTTCGTCCGGCCAGTGCGCAGAACGACAAGTCGTCCGCTGCGCCGGCAGCTTCCTCCGGCCCGCACGATGGCGTACCGGCCGGCGCGGGCGGCTCGGGTCGGCAGATGCGCGCCATGCGCGAACGACTCGACAACGAGCTGAAGCTGAACGAGCAGCAGAAGGCAAAGCTTGATTCGATCTTCTCCAGCCTGCGCGAAAAATCGATGGCGGCGCGCGAAGCGCCCGAAGGCGAGCGTCAGAAACTGGCCGAGCGCAATCGCAGCGAGATGCGCGCGCAGATCACGGACATGCTGACTCCGGAGCAGAAGAAACAGTACGAAGTCATCCTCGCCGAAAGCAGCGAGCGCCGCGGCGGCGCCACGCGCGGCAAGCTCTACGTGCTCGACGAGAGCCGCAAGCCGAAGGCCGTCGACGTGCGTTTCGGCCTGACCGACGGCGCGATGACGGAAGTGTTCTCGGCCGATCTGAAGGAAGGCACGGAGATCATCACGTCGGCGTTGCAACAGAAGGCCGCGTCACGCCCGCAGGCGGGGCCGCGGATGTTCTAG
- a CDS encoding undecaprenyl-diphosphate phosphatase gives MDVALALKALIMGLVEGFTEFLPISSTGHLILAGSLLDFTGPKVKVFEIAIQAGAMLAVCWEYRARIASVFAGLFSDDKAQRFVINLVIAFMPAAVLGFLFSKAIKATLFSPLPVALAFILGGLVILWVERRHKLAPIAARVDSVDDMTALDALKVGCAQAFALFPGTSRSGATIIGGMLFGLSRKAATEFSFFLAIPTLFSATVYSLYKERDLLSMADLPMFGIGTVAAFASAFLCVRWLLRYISSHDFTIFAWYRIVFGFIVIASAYSGMVAWAD, from the coding sequence ATGGATGTCGCACTCGCGCTCAAGGCGCTCATCATGGGGCTTGTCGAAGGCTTCACCGAGTTCCTGCCGATCTCATCGACCGGCCACCTGATCCTGGCCGGCAGTCTGCTCGATTTCACCGGACCGAAGGTCAAGGTGTTCGAGATCGCGATCCAGGCCGGCGCGATGCTGGCAGTGTGCTGGGAATACCGCGCACGGATCGCCAGCGTGTTCGCCGGCCTCTTCAGTGACGACAAGGCGCAGCGGTTCGTGATCAATCTCGTGATTGCCTTCATGCCTGCGGCGGTCCTCGGTTTCCTGTTCAGCAAGGCGATCAAGGCAACATTGTTTTCGCCGCTGCCGGTCGCGCTGGCATTCATCCTTGGCGGTCTGGTCATCCTGTGGGTGGAGCGCCGCCACAAGCTCGCGCCGATTGCTGCGCGCGTCGATTCGGTCGATGACATGACCGCGCTGGATGCGTTGAAGGTCGGCTGCGCGCAGGCGTTCGCACTGTTTCCGGGCACCAGCCGTTCCGGCGCGACCATCATCGGCGGCATGCTGTTCGGCCTGTCGCGCAAGGCGGCGACCGAGTTCTCGTTCTTCCTCGCCATCCCGACCCTGTTCTCGGCAACCGTCTATTCGCTCTACAAGGAACGCGACCTGCTGTCGATGGCCGATCTTCCGATGTTCGGCATCGGCACCGTGGCGGCATTCGCATCGGCCTTCCTGTGCGTGCGCTGGCTGTTGCGCTACATCAGCTCGCATGACTTCACGATATTCGCGTGGTACCGGATCGTGTTCGGATTCATTGTCATCGCATCCGCATACAGCGGCATGGTGGCCTGGGCCGACTGA
- a CDS encoding DUF1439 domain-containing protein codes for MKTKFAALLLLLSTLLLTSCATLMGAREVEVPLATLQRAMADKFPFNNRYLDLLDVTVSNPRLSLQPDTDRLVSSMDAMIAPPFLNKSWNGSFTVSGKLRFDPARNAIVLGEPRMEKFNLDGLDPRYGNVITKIGILLTEQVLQDAPLYTFRPEELRYGGTDYTLSKITTRADRIVVTFEPLK; via the coding sequence ATGAAAACGAAATTCGCCGCACTGCTGTTGCTGCTTTCCACCTTGCTGCTAACCTCGTGCGCGACCCTGATGGGGGCGCGCGAAGTCGAGGTTCCGCTGGCCACATTGCAGCGGGCGATGGCGGACAAGTTCCCTTTCAACAACCGCTACCTCGACCTACTGGACGTCACCGTCAGCAATCCGCGCCTTTCCCTGCAGCCGGACACCGATCGCCTTGTCTCCAGCATGGATGCCATGATTGCGCCGCCTTTCCTGAACAAGTCGTGGAACGGCAGCTTCACCGTGTCCGGCAAGCTGCGATTCGACCCCGCGCGCAATGCCATCGTGCTGGGTGAACCGCGCATGGAAAAATTCAACCTCGACGGCCTCGATCCGCGTTACGGAAATGTCATCACGAAGATCGGCATCCTGCTGACCGAACAGGTGCTGCAGGACGCGCCCTTGTACACCTTCCGCCCCGAGGAATTGCGTTACGGCGGCACCGACTACACGTTGTCGAAAATCACGACAAGAGCCGACAGGATCGTGGTAACCTTTGAGCCCTTGAAGTAA